CAGGTGGAGCGGGTGATTCAAGGCTGGGCGGCGCGAAGGACTGCGGACAATTTCACGGAGAGTCTGGACGGGGGCTGACTCGCTCCCGCAGCGGTCCTGGCAATGGGACCATAGGGGCGGACCCCCGCAATTGACCGCAGTCCTCCCGCCAACGCTCTCCGATCAGCTTCCCCACAGTTCGGCCGTCGACTCTCCCACGCGGTGCCGCTGCTGACTGAAGAGCTTCGTCATCATGGAGAAATCCCGGGGCACTGGTGCTACCAGGATGAGGTGTGCATGGGGTTGTGTTGCCGTAACGTGATTGGGGTAGCCTGACCCGCCGTGACGGATGCCAGGCCCTACCGACACCGTTAGCCCATGACGTTTATCCAGCACGCCAAAAAGCTGCACCACCGATGTCCGCTGAACTCCCGTGATCTCCAACAAGTGCTGCATCAGCATGGCCCACAATGTCAGCCACGAGACCCTCCGACAATGTTGGATCACGTTCGGCCCCCTCTTCGCTGAAGCCCTACGCCATCGGGAGGGAATGCCAGGATGCCCGGTAGTCTCTGGATGAATTCTGGACGAGCGTTGATGGGGTTCGCCACTAGCTCTGAAGGGCCGTGGACGAGCACGGATGCGTCCCTGATCGTCTCCTCCAACGGCATCGCGATACCGAGGCAGCGAAGACCTTCCTAATGAGGCTGCTTGGGGAAGACGTGGTCCCGGAGGTGATGCAGACCGAGGGGCTGCGCAGCGACGGAGCGGCGGTTCACGAGATCGCAAGTCTGGAAGAGGTCAACCATCAGCAGTTGATCTCAATAGCCCAATGCAACAACATCACCCTGCAGGAACGCCGATCTCCACGGCACCGTGTTCGACAACCGAGCGACGAAAACGCGTTCAAGAATGCCTGAGCTTCCACGTCCAGGGCACGAATCACCATCATTCCCCATCAGCGTCACTGCCGTAAACAGAAAATCCCACCAAAATCAAGCGTTCCAGACGTAGCTGACCGTCGTAGCAGGGGTGGCCTGAACCTCAGGCTATCCCTCTCCTCAGCCTGCCGTGACGCCAGTTCAGGCCACACAATCGTGGCAAGTTGCCGGGGTAGGGTGACTCGGTGCTGGGCGTCTCGTTCAAACCACGGGCGCGGCCAAGACCCAGCGGTCACGCCCCTGGGTCTTGGCCTGGTAGAGCGCCTGATCGGCGGCCAGAAGCACGCTGTCGAGGTCAGGGCCGTGCTGTGGAAAACTGGCAACCCCCAGCGATATGGACACGCGCAGGTGATAGGCCCCATGCGTCACCTGCTGCGCCCCGATCTCCTTGCGCCACTGTTCTGCCCGGCAGGCGGCAGCATCGCTGTCCAGACCAGGCAATACAACGATGAACTCCTCTCCGCCGTAGCGGCAGATCGTCTCGCCGGGATGCCGTGAGGCCTGGAGACAGGCGGCCACCCGGCGCAGGACAGCATCGCCCCCAGCATGCCCTGCCATGTCGTTGATGGCTTTGAAGTGATCAAGGTCGAACAGCACGACGCTGAACGGACTGTCCTGGGCGGTCAGCAGGGCTTCTTGCAGGTACCGGCGGTTGTGCAGGCCAGTCAGAGGGTCACGGATGCTCTGCTCGCGCAGTGCGTGCTGCAAGCGCTCAATCTCGGCCATCCGCAGTTGAAGCTGCTCGTGGGCGCGCCGCAGTTTGGCCTCGGCCTCGCGTTGAGCCGTGACGTCTCGCCATACCACGATGCGCCCCTGAACCTGTTTCCGGGAGTCACGCAGGGGGGTGATCCGCACTTCCAGATGCCGTTCGCCCAGCGTCAATTCAGCAGACGCCGCCTCCCGGCCTCGGGTCAAGGCGCCCAGGGACGACGCTGCCACACCCCACTGGGCAAACACCCGTTCGGCTGAGTGGCCAAGCGGGGTAGGCAGCGCTGGGTCGGCGAGTTGCCTTGCCACCGGGTTGAGATCCACCAGCCGACCCGCCCGGTCGAGTACTACCACGCCCTCCCCCATCTGCTCAATCAATTGATGCCTCGCGACCGGCACGAGATCGAACAGCTGGAATCCCAGCAGGCCCCACAGGAACACCAGTGCGGTGCTCAGAAAGAGCATGGGGGTTAGGTCCAGTTCAGGAAAGGGCCTCAGGCCCATGACGCTGACCAGGTTCACGATCCAGGGCAGCCCCAGGCCCGCCAGCAGCACCCCGGCCTGACGGCGGTACAGGTCCGGTGCGCTCCGGAAGAACAGCGCCAGCCGCAGCGCACTGAGCAGCATCAAGCCGTAACCATGTACCACCACCACCGGGAACCCGGGGCCGCCCTGAAGCCTGGTATGGGCCTCCAACGTTCCCAGCTGCCCGAACAGGACCCCGCCTGGATCGCCGCTCAGCAGTAGACCCCAGGTCGCGGCGGGTACCGCGAGCAGAGCGGCCCAGGCCCCGGCATGCATGGGCCGGTTCGGTTGGGTAAAGGCGCGGGTGAGCAGCCACACGCACACCGGCGCACTCACCACGCCGAAGAAAGTGGCGTCCAACCAGAACTGTTGCAGTCGGGGCGAAGGGCTGTCCCAGTGCAGCGCGTAGGTCGGGGTCCACTGCGCGAGGGCCAGCAGCAGCAAGGCGAGGGGGCCGGCGCCTGGCGCACCCCGGCGTCGCCAGACGAAGCGGGCGGTGCCCAGGGCCGCGAGCCCGGTGACGTATAACCATGTGGCGTATCCGGTTGCGAGGGCCTCGGTCATAGGCTGCGCGGAGGCCAGACCGCCCCTGGCCCTACGCCCACCCCAATCCAGCGAAAGGAGAGAGAAATGATCATTTTGTCTCAAGGTACAGCGCCTGGTCTTGCAGCATTCTGCGCTATGCCGTGGACACTTGCCGCAGGCAACCAAGCTGGTCATGGCATGGTGACCTTCAAAGTACTGGGGAAGGCCGATATTCAGATGAGCACAATGAGAGATGATGTACCATCTCGCGCTTGAGAGTGTTTTGACAACAACAGAAAAATGGCATCTTCATCTACAAAGGGAGGCGCGGGACAGGGCGGCTGTCTGCGTTTTGTGAGACTTGCCCGCCTAGTATGCGGTATGGTCTCCGCTGGTATGCCAAATCTGCGCCGTGTGGCGTGGGGGGCGCTTGCCACCATCGCCCTGATCGGCGTGTGGTCCAACGCGGTCCTGGAGCGTGACACCAGCGAACTCCTGACCGAAGTTTCAGTCATGAACATCATGGGCCGACAGCGCGTGTATGCCGAGGAAGTGGCTCGGCATGCCTGGCAGCTGGTTACCGCGCTGCCCGTGGAAGACCGCAAGCAGGCCCGCACGCGCTTGAAGGGCAGTGTTGCCGGGATGCGTGAAGGCCACGGGGCGTGGGTGAAGGCCACGGCGTTGAATGACCCTCAGATGACGGTGTCACCGCTGTACTCACGGCTGGACGTGGAGGTTCAGGGATATCTTGCCGCCGCCAACAGCATCCTCCTGACGCCCGACCAGCAGCTGAGACGGCGAAATTCCGATGTCCGCTGGTTGGAGGAACAGGCAACTGGGTCACTCATCCGCGTGCTAGACGAGGCGATCACTGCTCTGGAAGACCATGGGGAGGCGCACATCCGGAGCATGAACGCCACCGCACGACTGCGGCTCGCGTGCGTGATCGTGCTGCTCTTTATCCTCGGACAGTGGGTGTTCCGCCCCCTGGACCGCCGGATCCGGCGGGTCCAGGGCGAACTCGTCGCGGAGAGAGACTTTGCGCAGCAGGTGATGACCACAGCGCAGGGCATTACAGTGACTGACCTGCACGACCGGTTTGAGTACGTCAATCCCGCCTTTGCCCGCATGCTCGGCATGGCGCCAGACGCCCTGCTGGGGTGCACGCCCTTTGACGTGACAGTCAGCGAGGAACACTCCCGGGTGCGAGAAGCGCTGCAGAGGCGCGCTACGGGAGAAACGACCGCCTATGAGACGCGGCTCCGGCGCATGGACGGCGAGGCCGTGCCCGTGTTGATTACCGGAGCGCCCCGCGTGGTGGGCGGCCTTCTG
The genomic region above belongs to Deinococcus humi and contains:
- a CDS encoding DDE-type integrase/transposase/recombinase; this encodes MDEHGCVPDRLLQRHRDTEAAKTFLMRLLGEDVVPEVMQTEGLRSDGAAVHEIASLEEVNHQQLISIAQCNNITLQERRSPRHRVRQPSDENAFKNA
- a CDS encoding histidine kinase N-terminal 7TM domain-containing diguanylate cyclase produces the protein MTEALATGYATWLYVTGLAALGTARFVWRRRGAPGAGPLALLLLALAQWTPTYALHWDSPSPRLQQFWLDATFFGVVSAPVCVWLLTRAFTQPNRPMHAGAWAALLAVPAATWGLLLSGDPGGVLFGQLGTLEAHTRLQGGPGFPVVVVHGYGLMLLSALRLALFFRSAPDLYRRQAGVLLAGLGLPWIVNLVSVMGLRPFPELDLTPMLFLSTALVFLWGLLGFQLFDLVPVARHQLIEQMGEGVVVLDRAGRLVDLNPVARQLADPALPTPLGHSAERVFAQWGVAASSLGALTRGREAASAELTLGERHLEVRITPLRDSRKQVQGRIVVWRDVTAQREAEAKLRRAHEQLQLRMAEIERLQHALREQSIRDPLTGLHNRRYLQEALLTAQDSPFSVVLFDLDHFKAINDMAGHAGGDAVLRRVAACLQASRHPGETICRYGGEEFIVVLPGLDSDAAACRAEQWRKEIGAQQVTHGAYHLRVSISLGVASFPQHGPDLDSVLLAADQALYQAKTQGRDRWVLAAPVV
- a CDS encoding PAS domain S-box protein; its protein translation is MPNLRRVAWGALATIALIGVWSNAVLERDTSELLTEVSVMNIMGRQRVYAEEVARHAWQLVTALPVEDRKQARTRLKGSVAGMREGHGAWVKATALNDPQMTVSPLYSRLDVEVQGYLAAANSILLTPDQQLRRRNSDVRWLEEQATGSLIRVLDEAITALEDHGEAHIRSMNATARLRLACVIVLLFILGQWVFRPLDRRIRRVQGELVAERDFAQQVMTTAQGITVTDLHDRFEYVNPAFARMLGMAPDALLGCTPFDVTVSEEHSRVREALQRRATGETTAYETRLRRMDGEAVPVLITGAPRVVGGLLMGSIASVTDLTEQKRNEQTVRILATLSHSLEQEQTPKGVARQALNLLAQSMELSWLALYRRDRDQFVPQATSGGFPADRESHSALALGPDEGPIWDTLGGCTVYLSETCQPPLTSHGAGSVALVPLPSGEGTVTQVLCAIRLGEARLWEPWERVLLETAAQSVSTALQRAELHMKAQDAAAFAQTLLAISALVESDFDPAATAAEVLNLLGPALGMSRASVLVVRDEQVRWSPHGHQMSPLQASGMSRTACAGR